From one Streptomyces mobaraensis genomic stretch:
- a CDS encoding SGNH/GDSL hydrolase family protein: MTRPPLSRGAAGALLAVLVAVVTLVSTAIFLGTAGGTTGGGEPQRRRPDAAPAAVSGWTGSWAAAPAAADPRAPAGLPGTTIRNVIHTSVGGTGARIHLSNLFGNRPLRLTHASLAVSAGPGTAAAVPGTMRRLSFDGRGAVNVPAGGDAVSDPVPLTVAPSSDLLVTLYAAAPSGPVTLHPHARQVSWLARGDRTEDTGGASYTVRTPYWRYVTGLDVWGTQAAGSVVAIGDSITDGVNSTMSANRRWTDFLAARLRTEPGAPRYGVLNEGISGNRILLSNRGGRERPNNPSALDRFDRDVLGRTGVRAVVVELGVNDILRRPQQLDTGRIVDGLRRLVARAHARGLVVVGSTLTPFGGHLGVVPARQEPVRLAVNAEIRAGRVFDSVVDFDRVLRDPAAPQRLLPAYDSGDRLHPNDLGYQRMAEAVDLGALVGRPVDAAL, translated from the coding sequence ATGACCAGGCCCCCTCTGTCCCGCGGCGCCGCAGGTGCCCTGCTCGCCGTGCTGGTGGCCGTCGTCACCCTGGTCTCCACGGCGATCTTCCTGGGGACCGCGGGCGGCACCACGGGCGGCGGGGAACCACAGCGCCGGCGGCCGGACGCCGCGCCCGCCGCGGTGAGCGGCTGGACCGGATCCTGGGCCGCCGCGCCCGCCGCCGCGGACCCGCGGGCACCGGCCGGGCTCCCCGGGACAACCATCCGCAACGTGATCCACACCAGCGTCGGCGGCACCGGCGCCCGCATCCACCTCTCCAACCTCTTCGGCAACCGGCCGCTGCGCCTCACCCACGCCTCGCTCGCCGTCTCCGCCGGGCCGGGCACGGCCGCCGCGGTGCCCGGGACGATGCGACGGCTGTCGTTCGACGGCCGGGGCGCGGTGAACGTGCCCGCCGGCGGGGACGCCGTCAGCGACCCCGTGCCGCTCACCGTCGCCCCCTCGTCCGACCTGCTCGTCACCCTCTACGCGGCCGCGCCGTCCGGGCCGGTGACGCTGCATCCGCACGCCCGGCAGGTCTCGTGGCTCGCGCGCGGCGACCGGACGGAGGACACGGGCGGTGCCTCGTACACCGTCCGGACGCCCTACTGGCGGTACGTCACCGGGCTCGACGTCTGGGGGACGCAGGCGGCGGGCTCCGTCGTCGCCATCGGCGACTCCATCACCGACGGCGTCAACTCGACGATGAGTGCCAATCGGCGCTGGACCGATTTCCTGGCCGCGCGGCTGCGCACCGAGCCGGGCGCTCCGCGCTACGGCGTGCTCAATGAAGGCATCAGCGGCAACCGCATCCTGCTCAGCAACCGCGGCGGCCGGGAGCGGCCCAACAATCCCAGCGCGCTCGACCGGTTCGACCGGGACGTGCTCGGGCGGACGGGCGTCCGGGCCGTCGTCGTCGAGCTGGGGGTGAACGACATCCTGCGGCGGCCGCAGCAGCTCGACACCGGGCGCATCGTCGACGGGCTGCGGCGGCTGGTGGCGCGGGCCCACGCGCGGGGGCTGGTGGTCGTCGGGTCCACGCTGACGCCGTTCGGCGGGCATCTGGGGGTGGTTCCGGCGCGGCAGGAACCTGTGCGGCTGGCCGTCAACGCGGAGATTCGGGCGGGGCGGGTGTTCGACTCCGTGGTGGATTTCGATCGGGTGTTGCGGGATCCGGCCGCGCCGCAGCGGTTGCTGCCCGCTTATGACAGTGGGGATCGGCTGCATCCGAATGATCTGGGGTATCAGCGGATGGCCGAGGCTGTCGATCTCGGTGCGCTTGTCGGGCGGCCGGTGGATGCGGCGCTTTAG